Proteins encoded in a region of the uncultured Paludibaculum sp. genome:
- a CDS encoding FAD:protein FMN transferase, translating into MLFQQTARQSLLHIARRAMACEFSMLFPGRTGNAVDAGCAALDEVDRLEDLLSVYRADSELTRLNRSDLPERRTVREVYAILRLCAGLWAQTDGGFDAATATLVRIWGFFRGPRRVPSTEEIQRALSASGSRHVYFPQTELTVGFHRPDVEFNLGAIGKGYAIDGAIRLMWNGFGIRSCLMQAGQSSLFGLGTPPGEPRGWGVDIGDPYGSGRAVARVWLRNRAMGTSGAANQYFEVDGRRYGHILDPRTGWPAEKLASATAIARRAAEADALSTAFYVNGTEWVRGFCAAHRDIGAVLVPLKSDKSACGPIVLGPAEVEVSA; encoded by the coding sequence ATGCTCTTCCAACAGACAGCACGGCAAAGTCTCCTACACATCGCCCGGCGCGCGATGGCCTGCGAGTTCTCCATGCTCTTTCCGGGCCGGACCGGAAACGCGGTCGATGCCGGCTGCGCCGCTCTGGACGAAGTTGACCGTCTGGAGGACCTCCTCTCGGTCTATCGGGCGGATAGTGAGTTGACCCGCTTGAACCGTTCGGACCTCCCGGAGCGGCGTACGGTGCGCGAAGTGTACGCGATTCTGCGGCTATGCGCCGGCCTGTGGGCGCAAACGGACGGTGGTTTTGACGCCGCCACGGCCACGCTCGTGCGCATCTGGGGCTTCTTCCGTGGTCCGCGCAGGGTGCCTTCGACGGAAGAGATCCAGCGAGCGTTGTCCGCTAGTGGTAGCCGCCACGTCTACTTCCCCCAAACGGAATTGACCGTCGGGTTCCACCGCCCGGATGTGGAGTTCAACCTTGGGGCAATCGGCAAGGGATACGCCATTGACGGCGCCATCCGGTTGATGTGGAACGGCTTCGGGATCCGCTCCTGCCTGATGCAGGCGGGGCAGAGCAGCCTGTTTGGCCTGGGCACGCCGCCCGGAGAGCCTCGGGGCTGGGGCGTCGACATCGGTGATCCTTACGGTTCGGGCCGGGCGGTAGCCCGGGTCTGGCTGCGCAACCGGGCGATGGGCACCTCCGGCGCGGCCAATCAATACTTCGAGGTCGATGGCCGGCGGTACGGCCACATCCTCGACCCCAGAACCGGGTGGCCGGCCGAGAAACTGGCCAGCGCGACAGCGATCGCCCGGCGTGCGGCCGAGGCGGATGCGCTCTCGACCGCCTTCTATGTCAACGGAACGGAGTGGGTTCGTGGCTTCTGTGCAGCCCATCGTGATATCGGCGCCGTGCTGGTGCCGCTGAAATCAGACAAGTCCGCGTGCGGGCCCATCGT